From the genome of Virgibacillus siamensis, one region includes:
- a CDS encoding class I SAM-dependent methyltransferase produces MIKGIINYSHHLLETAVEKGDTVIDATCGNGHDAVFLSKLVGENGQVFGFDIQEQAVINTRNRLAMNGYTNATIIQDSHSNFIHHIAVDQLTKLGGAIFNLGYLPGSDKSIITKGESTILAVEGILSHLKQNGLVVLVIYHGHEGGSEEKEQIMKYARLLDQKLFHVLYYGFINQKNDPPFILAIQKRN; encoded by the coding sequence ATGATTAAAGGAATTATCAATTATTCTCATCACCTGCTAGAAACCGCTGTTGAAAAAGGAGACACCGTTATTGATGCCACATGCGGCAACGGCCATGACGCTGTCTTTCTGTCAAAACTGGTCGGTGAAAATGGACAAGTATTTGGGTTTGATATACAGGAACAGGCTGTCATCAATACACGAAATAGACTTGCGATGAATGGTTACACCAATGCAACCATCATCCAGGACAGTCACAGCAATTTTATTCATCATATTGCAGTTGACCAGTTAACGAAACTAGGCGGTGCCATTTTTAATCTTGGCTATCTTCCCGGAAGTGACAAATCGATTATTACTAAAGGGGAATCAACCATTCTGGCCGTTGAAGGCATTTTATCCCACCTGAAACAAAACGGCCTCGTTGTCTTGGTAATTTACCATGGTCATGAAGGTGGTTCAGAAGAAAAAGAACAAATCATGAAATATGCCCGGTTGCTTGACCAGAAACTTTTCCATGTACTCTATTACGGATTCATTAACCAAAAAAACGATCCGCCTTTTATACTGGCAATCCAAAAAAGAAACTAG
- a CDS encoding tetraprenyl-beta-curcumene synthase family protein — MEVKLPKSSLTLMANVYLRIFPAVKKELEYWKKRAAAIPDAELRTQALASIRSKRFHCQGGAVYALLAGDRWNEAVRFIVAYQTISDYLDNLCDRSTSLDPADFRLLHQSMVDALSPGNTIENYYRLRQEQSDGSYLADLVHVCQRTIRILDNYDDVRDYLFHLNHLYCDLQVHKHVRVDERVSRLQNWYEKNSGKQTRLAWYEFSAAAGSTLGIFCIVSYSLGRKIADEEAAKICRGYFPYMQGLHILLDYYIDQLEDQKEADLNFCSFFDNEAHMKRRFMHFIEQASWQAQQLPDRHFHEMIQQGLIGLYLGDPKVQKLIGGEGMTKQLIQTSGGSTWFFHWNTRMYYTLKRKRASRN, encoded by the coding sequence TTGGAAGTTAAGCTGCCGAAATCATCGCTGACATTAATGGCAAATGTGTATTTAAGGATCTTTCCTGCCGTCAAAAAAGAACTGGAGTATTGGAAGAAGCGGGCTGCTGCAATTCCCGACGCTGAGCTGCGTACACAGGCACTCGCAAGTATTCGGTCAAAACGGTTTCACTGTCAAGGGGGAGCTGTGTATGCGCTGCTGGCAGGTGATAGGTGGAATGAGGCGGTTCGGTTTATTGTAGCATATCAGACAATCAGTGACTATCTGGATAATCTTTGCGATAGAAGTACATCACTCGATCCCGCTGATTTCCGGTTGTTGCATCAGTCTATGGTTGATGCGCTAAGCCCCGGGAACACCATTGAGAATTACTATAGGCTGCGGCAGGAACAGTCTGATGGATCATACCTTGCTGATCTTGTCCATGTATGTCAACGAACAATCCGAATCCTTGATAATTATGACGATGTGCGTGACTATCTGTTTCATTTGAATCACTTATACTGTGATTTGCAAGTACATAAGCATGTTCGTGTAGACGAACGTGTGTCAAGGTTACAGAACTGGTATGAGAAAAACAGTGGTAAGCAAACTAGGTTGGCCTGGTATGAATTTTCTGCCGCTGCCGGTTCGACTTTGGGCATTTTTTGCATCGTATCGTACTCGCTTGGAAGAAAAATAGCGGATGAGGAAGCAGCAAAAATCTGCCGCGGGTATTTTCCTTATATGCAAGGGCTGCATATCTTATTGGATTATTATATTGATCAACTGGAGGACCAGAAGGAAGCGGATTTGAATTTCTGCAGTTTTTTTGATAATGAAGCACATATGAAAAGGCGGTTTATGCATTTTATCGAACAAGCCTCCTGGCAGGCACAGCAGCTCCCTGACCGCCATTTTCATGAAATGATCCAGCAGGGGCTGATTGGACTGTACCTTGGTGACCCGAAAGTCCAAAAATTAATTGGAGGAGAAGGAATGACAAAACAGTTAATTCAGACAAGCGGCGGAAGCACCTGGTTTTTCCATTGGAATACAAGAATGTATTATACGTTGAAAAGAAAACGGGCGTCTCGTAACTAG
- a CDS encoding gamma carbonic anhydrase: MIHHYKELYPKIDNSVFIAHDAEIIGDVTIDEQSSIWFKTVIRGDVAPARIGKRVSIQDLSMLHQSPDNPVIVEDDVTVGHQVTLHGCTIRNNALIGMGSVILDGAEIGENAFVGAGSLVPPGKKIPPHTLALGRPAKVVRSLTDADYQEMKRVLHSYVEKGQYYKHHTKLGQDF; this comes from the coding sequence ATGATTCATCATTATAAAGAATTATACCCAAAAATCGACAATTCCGTATTCATCGCACATGACGCCGAAATTATCGGCGATGTAACAATCGACGAACAATCCAGTATCTGGTTCAAAACAGTCATACGCGGAGATGTTGCCCCTGCCCGGATTGGAAAGCGGGTTAGTATCCAGGATTTATCCATGCTGCATCAAAGTCCGGATAACCCGGTCATTGTTGAAGATGATGTAACCGTTGGACATCAGGTAACCCTGCACGGATGTACAATCCGTAACAATGCATTAATTGGCATGGGGTCCGTTATTCTGGACGGGGCAGAAATAGGTGAGAATGCTTTTGTCGGGGCAGGAAGCCTCGTACCACCGGGCAAAAAAATTCCGCCGCACACGTTGGCTCTTGGGCGCCCTGCCAAAGTAGTGCGATCCTTGACCGATGCAGACTATCAGGAAATGAAGCGTGTACTGCACTCGTATGTGGAGAAAGGTCAATACTATAAGCATCATACGAAACTTGGACAGGACTTTTAA
- the asnB gene encoding asparagine synthase (glutamine-hydrolyzing): protein MCGFIGILRNKPVEMNANQLNEFENQNNIITHRGPDDEGYYHDDYVSFGFRRLSIIDIESGQQPLSYDDDKIWLIFNGEIYNYVELREDLLKEGYTFATESDTEVIAALFSKHKEDAFQYLRGMFSIIIWDKEKETLYGARDPFGIKPLFYKESNQGTIFASEKKSITLMMEDEEVDYTALQHYLSFQFVPEPLTMTKGIKKMEPGHYFVTKPGEELKFTRYWHATFNPVLMEKQDWIKRIQDVMYDSVNVHMRSDVPVGSFLSGGIDSTIIVAMAKKFNPNIKTFSVGFEREGFSEVDVAKETAEKLDVENISYIISPEEYVEKLPKIMWHMDDPLADPSCVPLYFLAREARKHVTVVLSGEGSDELFGGYNIYREPESLRMFNSIPTPAKSLLARVADAIPEGVRGKSFLERGTTPLRNRYIGNAKMFEDVEKQELLKTYDKNVFYQQVTEKLFDEVQDYPLVNQMQYVDIHTWMRGDILLKADRMTMANSLELRVPFLDKNVFEVASQIPVDMKIANGTTKSILRQASRGIIPDHVLDRKKLGFPVPIRHWLKNELNGWAKQLIQESQTDHLLHKDYVIRLLDAHCQGKGDYSRKIWTVLMFMLWHQINIENKFDVNALSKPDSVIEKVTQ, encoded by the coding sequence ATGTGCGGTTTTATAGGAATACTGCGAAACAAACCAGTTGAAATGAATGCAAATCAATTAAATGAATTTGAAAATCAAAACAATATTATTACACATAGAGGTCCGGATGATGAAGGGTATTATCATGACGACTATGTATCTTTCGGATTCAGACGACTAAGTATTATTGACATTGAGTCCGGCCAGCAGCCATTGAGTTATGATGATGACAAAATCTGGCTTATTTTTAATGGGGAAATTTATAATTATGTTGAATTACGAGAGGATTTGCTTAAAGAAGGATACACATTTGCGACCGAATCCGATACGGAAGTAATTGCAGCTTTATTTTCCAAACATAAAGAGGATGCATTTCAGTACTTGCGAGGGATGTTTTCCATAATTATCTGGGACAAGGAGAAGGAAACATTATACGGTGCAAGGGATCCATTTGGTATAAAACCATTGTTTTACAAAGAATCCAATCAAGGAACAATTTTTGCCTCTGAGAAGAAAAGCATTACATTAATGATGGAAGACGAAGAAGTGGATTATACGGCGCTGCAGCACTATTTGAGCTTCCAATTTGTGCCTGAGCCTTTAACCATGACAAAAGGCATTAAAAAAATGGAGCCTGGCCATTATTTTGTGACAAAGCCCGGGGAAGAACTGAAGTTTACCCGGTATTGGCATGCAACATTTAACCCTGTGTTAATGGAAAAGCAGGACTGGATAAAGCGGATTCAGGATGTTATGTATGATTCTGTCAATGTTCATATGCGCAGTGATGTTCCAGTTGGTTCATTTTTATCCGGTGGAATTGATTCCACCATCATTGTTGCAATGGCTAAAAAATTCAATCCGAATATTAAAACATTCTCAGTTGGTTTTGAACGGGAAGGTTTTTCAGAAGTGGATGTTGCCAAAGAAACAGCGGAAAAGCTGGATGTAGAGAACATCTCCTATATTATTTCACCTGAAGAATATGTGGAAAAACTGCCGAAAATCATGTGGCATATGGATGATCCATTGGCAGATCCGTCATGTGTTCCGTTATATTTCCTGGCACGGGAAGCACGAAAACATGTCACAGTTGTTTTATCAGGTGAAGGTTCTGATGAGTTATTCGGCGGATATAATATTTACCGCGAACCGGAATCATTGAGAATGTTCAATTCCATTCCAACACCGGCTAAATCACTGCTTGCACGTGTAGCAGATGCTATTCCGGAAGGTGTTCGCGGCAAAAGCTTTTTGGAACGGGGAACAACACCACTCCGCAACCGTTATATCGGCAATGCCAAAATGTTTGAAGATGTGGAGAAACAGGAGTTATTGAAGACATACGACAAAAATGTTTTTTACCAGCAAGTAACGGAAAAGCTTTTTGATGAAGTGCAGGATTATCCGCTTGTTAACCAAATGCAGTATGTGGATATTCATACATGGATGCGCGGGGATATTTTGCTGAAGGCAGACAGAATGACAATGGCAAATTCATTGGAACTGCGTGTGCCATTCCTAGATAAGAACGTGTTCGAAGTGGCCAGCCAGATTCCGGTAGATATGAAGATTGCTAATGGCACGACTAAGAGCATTTTGCGTCAGGCGTCACGGGGAATTATTCCGGACCATGTACTTGATCGTAAAAAACTTGGATTTCCGGTTCCGATACGTCACTGGTTGAAGAATGAGTTGAATGGATGGGCGAAGCAGTTGATTCAGGAAAGCCAGACCGATCATTTGCTTCATAAAGACTATGTCATCCGGCTTCTTGATGCGCATTGTCAAGGAAAAGGGGATTACAGCAGAAAGATATGGACAGTTCTTATGTTTATGCTGTGGCACCAAATTAATATCGAAAATAAGTTTGATGTTAATGCGTTAAGTAAACCGGATAGCGTAATCGAAAAAGTAACACAATAA
- the metK gene encoding methionine adenosyltransferase has translation MTANRRLFTSESVTEGHPDKICDQISDAILDEILKNDPNARVACETTVTTGLVLVSGEISTTTYVDIPAIVRQTIKDIGYTRAKFGFDAETCAVLTAIDEQSADIAGGVDTAYETRQGNKTDEEIASIGAGDQGLMFGFACDETEELMPLPISLAHKLSKRLADVRKDHILDYLRPDGKTQVTVEYDENNQPVKVNTIVISTQHHQDISTEQIEKDLIEHVIRPIVPANLLDESTKFFINPTGRFVIGGPQGDAGLTGRKIIVDTYGGYARHGGGAFSGKDSTKVDRSAAYAARYVAKNIVAAGLAKTCEVQLAYAIGVAEPVSISINTFGTGTVAESEMEKATRKIFDLRPAGIIRMLDLQRPIYKKTAAYGHFGRTDILFPWEKTDKIEELQAIINE, from the coding sequence ATGACTGCAAATCGTCGTTTGTTTACATCTGAATCGGTTACAGAAGGTCATCCGGACAAGATTTGTGATCAAATATCAGATGCCATTTTGGATGAAATATTAAAAAATGATCCTAATGCAAGGGTCGCATGCGAAACAACTGTTACTACAGGATTAGTATTGGTATCCGGGGAAATTTCTACTACTACATATGTAGATATTCCTGCAATTGTGCGCCAGACTATCAAAGATATTGGGTATACGCGGGCAAAATTCGGATTTGATGCTGAAACATGTGCTGTACTGACTGCTATCGATGAACAGTCAGCTGATATTGCCGGCGGGGTTGATACGGCATATGAGACAAGACAAGGGAATAAAACCGATGAAGAAATTGCTTCTATTGGTGCAGGGGACCAAGGTTTGATGTTTGGTTTTGCCTGTGATGAAACAGAGGAATTAATGCCATTGCCGATTTCACTTGCGCATAAATTGTCAAAGCGGCTGGCAGATGTCCGGAAAGATCATATATTGGATTATTTGCGACCTGATGGTAAAACACAGGTTACGGTAGAATATGATGAAAATAATCAACCGGTTAAAGTCAATACGATTGTTATTTCCACGCAGCATCATCAGGACATTTCGACCGAACAAATTGAAAAAGATTTAATTGAACATGTTATACGTCCGATTGTTCCAGCGAATCTGCTTGATGAATCAACAAAATTCTTTATCAATCCAACGGGCCGGTTTGTGATCGGTGGTCCACAGGGGGATGCCGGCTTAACCGGGCGCAAAATCATTGTGGATACGTATGGTGGATATGCAAGACACGGTGGTGGTGCTTTCAGTGGTAAGGATTCAACCAAAGTTGATCGCTCTGCTGCATATGCAGCCCGTTATGTGGCCAAAAATATCGTTGCTGCAGGACTGGCGAAAACGTGTGAAGTGCAGCTGGCATATGCGATTGGTGTAGCAGAGCCGGTTTCAATCTCCATTAACACATTTGGAACCGGTACTGTTGCTGAATCTGAAATGGAAAAAGCAACTAGAAAGATTTTTGATCTGCGGCCGGCTGGAATCATCCGGATGTTGGATTTGCAGCGTCCAATCTATAAAAAAACAGCCGCATACGGACACTTCGGCAGAACAGATATATTATTTCCATGGGAAAAGACAGACAAGATCGAGGAACTGCAAGCTATTATAAATGAATAA
- the pckA gene encoding phosphoenolpyruvate carboxykinase (ATP), with product MNAVEQSKLIKELLSHHNLQNNLSVPQLVEKILSRGEGTLSATGAIRATTGKYTGRSPKDKFIVRDETTQDVIDWGLVNQEIDEASFDNLYEKVIAYLKKKDELYHFKGYAGADKNYRLPIQVFNEYAWHNLFSRQLFIEPTEEEVESHQSEFTIVSAPTYKADPKVDGTNSETFILVSFKKRTILIGGTEYAGEIKKSIFSVMNFLLPQRDILSMHCSANVGQEGDVALFFGLSGTGKTTLSADPYRRLIGDDEHGWSTNGVFNIEGGCYAKCINLSKEKEPQIYEAIRFGSVLENVILDEGSRNPDYDDTSLTENTRAAYTLENIDNIVTPSVAGHPNTIIFLTADASGTLPPISKLTKEQAMYHFLSGYTSKLAGTERGVTEPQATFSACFGSPFLPLEPSTYAEMLGEKIDQYNTNVFLVNTGWTGGSYGTGKRMKLSYTRAMVHSALEGELNSAETTKDDIFGLEIPMHVPGVPDEVLIPKKTWNDNEAYNKEAQALAMKFHDNFKQFTHAGDEIKNAGPLYRG from the coding sequence ATGAACGCGGTGGAACAATCAAAACTTATCAAAGAATTGCTTTCTCATCACAACTTGCAAAATAATCTCTCCGTGCCACAGCTCGTTGAGAAAATATTATCACGCGGTGAGGGAACATTGTCCGCCACAGGTGCTATTCGCGCTACTACCGGTAAATATACCGGACGCTCCCCTAAAGACAAGTTTATCGTACGGGATGAAACAACACAGGATGTTATTGACTGGGGATTGGTCAACCAAGAAATTGACGAAGCTTCCTTTGATAACCTGTACGAAAAAGTGATTGCATATTTAAAAAAGAAAGATGAGCTATACCATTTTAAAGGCTATGCCGGTGCCGATAAAAATTATCGTCTCCCCATTCAGGTTTTTAATGAATATGCATGGCATAACTTATTTTCCAGACAATTGTTTATTGAACCGACAGAGGAAGAAGTAGAATCGCATCAATCAGAATTCACTATCGTATCTGCTCCTACATACAAGGCAGATCCGAAAGTGGACGGAACAAATTCCGAAACATTTATACTTGTTTCATTCAAAAAGCGCACCATTTTGATCGGGGGCACGGAATACGCCGGGGAAATCAAGAAATCCATCTTTTCCGTGATGAATTTCCTTCTCCCGCAACGTGATATTTTATCAATGCACTGCTCAGCAAACGTTGGCCAGGAAGGCGATGTTGCACTGTTTTTCGGCCTGTCCGGAACCGGTAAAACAACCCTTTCCGCCGACCCGTACCGTCGTCTGATTGGTGATGACGAACACGGGTGGAGTACCAATGGTGTTTTCAATATTGAAGGTGGATGTTATGCAAAATGCATTAACCTTTCCAAGGAAAAGGAACCGCAAATATACGAAGCTATCCGATTCGGTTCTGTTTTGGAAAATGTAATTCTGGATGAAGGCTCACGAAATCCTGATTATGATGATACATCTTTAACGGAAAACACTCGGGCTGCCTACACACTTGAAAACATCGATAACATTGTTACACCAAGCGTTGCCGGTCATCCGAATACAATCATTTTCCTAACGGCGGATGCTTCAGGAACCCTTCCGCCAATCAGCAAACTGACTAAAGAACAGGCAATGTATCATTTTCTGAGCGGCTATACAAGTAAACTTGCCGGTACCGAACGTGGCGTAACCGAACCACAGGCAACTTTTTCGGCCTGTTTCGGTTCACCATTTCTTCCGCTTGAGCCGTCAACATATGCTGAAATGCTAGGTGAAAAAATCGATCAATATAATACAAATGTTTTTCTTGTGAATACCGGTTGGACCGGTGGATCGTATGGAACCGGTAAACGGATGAAGCTCTCCTACACCCGGGCAATGGTTCATTCAGCACTTGAAGGTGAATTAAACTCTGCTGAAACAACCAAGGACGATATTTTCGGACTGGAAATTCCAATGCATGTTCCGGGAGTACCGGATGAAGTCCTGATTCCTAAGAAAACATGGAACGATAACGAAGCTTATAACAAAGAAGCTCAGGCGCTTGCCATGAAATTTCATGATAATTTCAAACAGTTCACCCATGCAGGTGATGAAATCAAAAACGCCGGTCCTTTATACCGGGGTTAA
- a CDS encoding ABC transporter ATP-binding protein produces the protein MSFLALENISHHYFSAKTFTKALDNITFSVKEGQITAVLGPSGCGKSTLLSIISGEIQQTEGNVLLDQKPLSQSEHTIGLMLEHDYLFPRKTIIDNVLIGPKISGQLSTETKQRAVDLLYDVGLSNVSKTYPNELSKEMRQRVAFIRTLITDPKILLMDEPFSALDYQTKLKLQDLFAKTLRTYHKTTLLVTHDIEEAIAMSDRIIVMESGSIDRIYDVPIELREEKPFFVRRHPKFRILFEKIWEGCRKHKTDPFY, from the coding sequence ATGTCATTTCTTGCCTTAGAAAATATTTCACACCATTACTTTTCAGCAAAAACATTTACAAAAGCATTGGATAATATCACATTCAGCGTCAAAGAGGGCCAAATAACAGCTGTCCTTGGGCCGAGCGGCTGCGGGAAATCCACATTACTTTCCATTATTTCCGGAGAAATTCAGCAAACTGAAGGGAATGTCCTGCTGGATCAGAAGCCTTTAAGCCAATCTGAACACACAATTGGACTTATGCTGGAGCACGACTATCTTTTTCCCCGGAAAACAATTATCGATAATGTACTGATTGGCCCCAAAATATCCGGTCAATTGTCCACCGAAACCAAACAGAGAGCCGTGGACTTATTATATGATGTCGGTCTGTCTAATGTCAGTAAGACTTATCCTAATGAATTATCCAAGGAGATGCGACAACGGGTGGCTTTCATCCGGACTTTAATCACCGACCCGAAAATCCTGCTTATGGATGAACCTTTTTCTGCTCTTGACTACCAGACAAAACTCAAACTCCAGGATCTTTTCGCAAAAACCCTGAGGACATACCACAAAACAACCCTTCTTGTAACACACGACATCGAGGAAGCGATTGCTATGAGTGATCGGATCATTGTCATGGAGTCTGGATCAATTGACAGAATATATGACGTTCCAATCGAGCTCCGTGAGGAAAAACCGTTTTTTGTTCGAAGACATCCAAAGTTTCGGATACTGTTTGAAAAAATTTGGGAAGGATGCCGTAAACATAAAACAGATCCTTTTTATTAA
- a CDS encoding ABC transporter permease, which yields MIEAKSDYRLFKQQKNKQKRGKRIIFFQQLLILIAFFGLWELASEMQWINPLLFSSPSRIINLLIENGSDGLLWMHLRTTILATLAGITIGTISGTLIACILWSLRFSGLMNPYRTIIYAMPKVALSPIIIVALGPGYASIIAMGSIMTVPVTTFVVNAAFREIGPNYIRVLKSFGATRGQIFKEAVLPAALPTMISSLKVNVRLSLAGVIVGEFLMSKQGLGYLILYGFQTFDITLAMSSLLLLTLSAAVMYKIFEWIEQYLINPKHFM from the coding sequence ATGATAGAAGCCAAATCAGATTATCGTCTTTTTAAACAGCAAAAAAATAAACAAAAACGCGGGAAAAGAATTATATTTTTCCAGCAGCTTTTGATACTGATTGCCTTTTTTGGCTTGTGGGAACTGGCAAGCGAAATGCAATGGATTAATCCATTGTTATTCAGTTCACCTTCCCGAATTATCAACTTGCTTATTGAAAATGGTTCAGACGGTTTATTATGGATGCACCTGCGGACAACAATACTTGCAACGTTAGCCGGGATTACGATCGGTACTATTAGCGGAACCCTGATTGCCTGCATACTTTGGTCATTGCGATTTTCCGGCTTGATGAACCCTTATCGAACCATCATATATGCCATGCCAAAAGTAGCACTTTCACCAATTATCATTGTTGCACTTGGTCCGGGATATGCTTCCATCATTGCCATGGGATCGATTATGACGGTACCTGTCACTACATTTGTTGTAAATGCAGCCTTCAGGGAGATTGGCCCCAACTATATCAGAGTTCTAAAAAGCTTTGGTGCAACAAGAGGACAAATTTTTAAGGAAGCTGTACTTCCTGCTGCTCTCCCGACAATGATTTCGTCCTTAAAGGTGAATGTCAGGCTTTCTTTGGCAGGGGTTATTGTAGGGGAATTTCTGATGTCAAAACAAGGGCTTGGCTACCTGATTTTGTATGGATTTCAAACGTTCGATATTACCCTTGCTATGTCCAGCCTACTCCTGTTAACTTTAAGTGCTGCGGTTATGTACAAAATCTTTGAATGGATTGAACAGTACCTGATTAATCCCAAGCATTTCATGTAA
- the ytkD gene encoding RNA deprotection pyrophosphohydrolase gives MYTFKDYYRNKVKLSFDDHPFSKEPKHVWVICKYNGKWLLTRHKDRGLEFPGGKVEPGESAGEAAVREVMEETGGTIRKIRYIAQYFVAGKAGNVIKNVYYADIASLLNRDTYYETDGPVLLDAIPENVDQNELYSFIMKDGVLIHCMKYLKFK, from the coding sequence ATGTATACGTTTAAGGATTATTATCGTAACAAAGTAAAGCTATCTTTTGATGATCACCCTTTTTCCAAAGAGCCTAAGCATGTTTGGGTAATTTGCAAATATAATGGGAAATGGCTTCTTACACGGCATAAAGATCGTGGTCTTGAATTCCCGGGTGGAAAAGTTGAGCCAGGTGAATCAGCAGGCGAGGCTGCTGTTCGGGAAGTGATGGAGGAAACAGGGGGCACAATCCGGAAAATTCGCTATATTGCCCAGTATTTTGTCGCGGGTAAAGCTGGTAATGTTATTAAGAATGTTTATTACGCGGACATCGCGTCATTGCTTAATCGGGATACGTATTATGAAACAGATGGGCCGGTTCTGTTGGATGCCATCCCGGAAAATGTGGATCAAAATGAATTGTACAGCTTTATTATGAAAGATGGTGTTCTAATTCATTGTATGAAATACCTGAAATTTAAATAG
- a CDS encoding hydrolase, giving the protein MERKKYYVNMASQEISRIEYGNNADFVIHATWEEAQLLRAKLDRMNDADLNGFFRAHVPIRPYHKDEPNDDYDAGITDAYRLIYDLGNDATKEHITNMGVLTENHM; this is encoded by the coding sequence ATGGAAAGAAAAAAATATTATGTCAATATGGCAAGCCAGGAAATATCCAGAATTGAATACGGAAACAATGCCGATTTTGTGATCCATGCGACATGGGAAGAAGCCCAGTTGCTGCGGGCGAAGTTAGATCGTATGAATGATGCGGATCTCAATGGATTTTTCAGAGCACATGTACCTATAAGACCATATCATAAAGATGAACCGAATGATGATTATGATGCCGGGATTACGGATGCATATCGGTTGATTTATGATCTGGGAAATGACGCAACAAAAGAGCATATTACGAATATGGGTGTCTTAACTGAAAATCATATGTAA
- a CDS encoding ABC transporter ATP-binding protein, with amino-acid sequence MQTLEAKDLTLGYGEDIIIDDLDITIPKGEITVFIGGNGCGKSTLLRSLARLLKPKGGDIVLDGADIAKMRTKEVAKKLAILPQSPVTPEGLTVMELVKQGRHPYRGFLKQWSKEDDQAVNKALDVTNMVEFKDRTVDSLSGGQRQRAWIAMTLAQDTDTILLDEPTTYLDMTHQIDVLDLLFELNEKDGRTVVMVLHDLNLACRYAHHIVAIRDKKVFAQGKPEEIVTCKLVHEVFQMKCDVTFDPMFGTPMCIPHGRGRCIYANGGAGTGTNTSEAALN; translated from the coding sequence ATGCAGACGTTGGAAGCGAAGGATTTAACGCTTGGCTATGGCGAAGATATTATAATAGATGATTTGGATATAACAATACCTAAAGGTGAAATCACTGTATTTATCGGTGGAAACGGCTGTGGAAAATCTACGTTGCTGCGTTCATTGGCACGGCTCCTCAAGCCAAAAGGCGGGGATATTGTACTGGATGGTGCAGATATCGCTAAAATGCGTACGAAGGAAGTGGCTAAAAAGCTTGCTATCCTTCCGCAGAGTCCGGTCACACCAGAGGGATTGACAGTAATGGAACTTGTGAAACAGGGGCGTCATCCCTACCGCGGGTTTTTGAAACAGTGGTCAAAAGAAGATGATCAGGCAGTCAATAAAGCGCTTGATGTCACCAATATGGTTGAATTTAAAGATCGTACAGTTGATTCACTTTCCGGTGGACAGCGACAGCGTGCCTGGATTGCGATGACACTCGCTCAAGACACCGATACCATTTTGCTTGATGAACCAACAACTTACTTGGATATGACACATCAAATCGATGTTCTTGATTTATTGTTTGAATTAAATGAAAAAGATGGCCGTACAGTGGTTATGGTACTGCATGATCTGAACCTTGCCTGCCGCTATGCACATCATATTGTGGCAATTAGGGATAAGAAAGTATTTGCCCAAGGAAAACCGGAAGAAATCGTCACATGCAAGCTTGTTCATGAAGTATTCCAGATGAAGTGTGATGTTACGTTTGATCCAATGTTCGGAACACCGATGTGTATCCCGCATGGAAGAGGCAGATGTATTTATGCCAATGGTGGTGCCGGGACCGGAACAAACACATCAGAAGCTGCATTAAACTGA